A genomic window from Terriglobia bacterium includes:
- the pqqB gene encoding pyrroloquinoline quinone biosynthesis protein PqqB codes for MRVKVLGSAAGGGFPQWNCACRNCSRLRDGTLRGRARTQAQLAVSPDGSSWFLLNASPDLRQQLAAHSEFAPKGAPRSTPISAILLTSADVECVLGLLHLREFQPLRIYSTLSVRRILTEDNSLFRTLARSNPPSRWEVLPLDRLISLVAQGPAGAKMNLFCKAVPLNGSFPDYVSDHLRSSLPEEEAVIGLQLVQGEKRFFYAPSLPGRGEDWKRRISESHLALLDGTFWTDDELIKIQSSGKTARQLGHLPLSGASGLLGQLQSAHQTRCVLIHLNNTNPILDEESAEHRELLAAGRAIAFDGMELEL; via the coding sequence ATGCGCGTCAAGGTCCTCGGCTCCGCCGCCGGGGGCGGATTTCCCCAGTGGAATTGCGCCTGCCGCAATTGCAGCCGCCTGCGCGATGGCACCCTGCGCGGGCGCGCGCGCACCCAGGCGCAGCTCGCGGTTTCGCCCGACGGTTCTTCCTGGTTCCTCCTGAACGCTTCTCCCGACTTGCGGCAACAGCTCGCCGCGCACTCTGAATTTGCTCCGAAGGGCGCGCCGCGCAGCACCCCCATCTCCGCGATCCTGCTTACGAGTGCGGACGTGGAGTGCGTACTGGGCCTGCTCCATCTGCGGGAATTCCAGCCGCTGCGGATCTATTCGACCTTATCGGTGCGGCGCATACTGACCGAGGACAACAGCCTTTTCCGCACCTTAGCGCGCTCCAACCCTCCGTCGCGCTGGGAAGTTCTTCCTCTGGACCGGCTGATTTCCCTCGTCGCGCAGGGCCCGGCCGGAGCAAAAATGAATCTTTTCTGCAAGGCCGTGCCGCTGAACGGGAGTTTTCCGGACTATGTGAGCGACCATCTGCGGAGCAGCTTGCCGGAAGAAGAAGCCGTGATCGGCCTGCAGCTGGTGCAAGGCGAGAAGAGGTTTTTCTATGCTCCCAGCCTGCCGGGCCGCGGCGAAGATTGGAAACGACGCATCAGCGAGAGCCATCTGGCATTGCTTGACGGGACCTTCTGGACGGACGACGAACTCATCAAAATACAAAGCAGCGGCAAGACGGCCCGGCAGCTGGGGCACTTGCCGCTCTCTGGCGCAAGCGGCCTTCTCGGGCAATTGCAGTCCGCTCATCAGACGCGCTGCGTGCTCATCCATCTGAACAACACCAACCCCATTCTCGATGAGGAGAGCGCGGAACACCGGGAGTTGCTGGCGGCGGGGCGGGCGATCGCTTTCGATGGGATGGAGCTGGAACTGTGA
- the rsmH gene encoding 16S rRNA (cytosine(1402)-N(4))-methyltransferase RsmH codes for MTAPHTPVLLQEVLEWLRIRPDGTYLDATLGAGGHAEAIARHLTSGRLIGLDRDARAIELARERLKSFGATVTLVQSPFSRIATVVQELELPPLDGVLADLGVSSMQLDRAERGFSFREAGPLDMRMDDRDAETADEIVNRWPEQELADLLYREAEEHDSRRIARAIVRARPIRDTAHLATVVAGARKQWGRQRLHPATKTFLALRIAVNREVEELGQFLLRTPATLNSGGRWVVLSYHSREDCLVKQAFREGQRQGVLRNLTKHVIPPRAAEIAANPRSRSAKLRCAEKI; via the coding sequence TTGACAGCGCCGCACACGCCGGTGCTCTTGCAGGAGGTGCTCGAATGGCTGCGAATCAGGCCCGACGGAACGTATCTGGACGCCACCCTGGGCGCCGGCGGCCATGCGGAAGCCATCGCGCGGCACTTGACCTCCGGGCGGTTGATCGGCCTGGACCGGGACGCACGGGCTATCGAGCTGGCGCGGGAGCGCCTGAAGAGCTTTGGGGCGACAGTGACGCTGGTGCAGTCGCCGTTTTCGAGGATTGCGACGGTCGTGCAGGAGCTGGAGCTGCCGCCGTTGGACGGCGTGCTGGCCGATCTGGGAGTTTCCAGCATGCAGCTTGACCGCGCCGAGCGCGGCTTTTCGTTTCGCGAAGCGGGTCCGCTGGACATGCGCATGGACGACCGCGACGCCGAGACCGCAGACGAGATTGTGAATCGCTGGCCGGAGCAGGAACTGGCCGATTTGCTCTATCGGGAAGCCGAAGAGCACGATTCCAGAAGGATCGCCAGGGCCATTGTCCGCGCGCGTCCCATCCGGGACACCGCGCACCTGGCAACGGTTGTAGCAGGGGCCCGGAAGCAATGGGGAAGGCAGAGACTGCATCCCGCGACAAAAACATTTCTGGCGCTGCGGATAGCGGTGAATCGAGAGGTGGAGGAACTCGGGCAGTTTCTTCTCCGGACCCCTGCTACTTTGAATTCCGGCGGACGCTGGGTAGTGCTCAGCTACCACTCGCGGGAAGACTGCCTGGTGAAACAGGCTTTTCGGGAAGGCCAGCGCCAGGGGGTGCTGCGCAACCTGACCAAGCATGTGATTCCCCCGAGGGCCGCGGAAATCGCCGCCAATCCCCGGTCGCGCAGCGCGAAGCTCCGCTGCGCCGAGAAAATATGA
- a CDS encoding cell division protein FtsL translates to MTEFHTIKRIDNSRLVRAMQPARTRDLARTVALWCAVAAFFLCYGYQRFNCIELSFQLEDLKARQTQASATNTELKLEVAGLRNPSRIDLIARRQLGLTEPLPNQMEAGSGPSDAEVAAVQEARPGRAQ, encoded by the coding sequence ATGACTGAATTTCACACCATCAAGCGCATCGACAACTCGCGGCTGGTCCGCGCCATGCAGCCCGCGCGAACCCGCGATCTGGCGCGCACCGTGGCCCTGTGGTGCGCGGTCGCCGCTTTCTTCCTGTGCTACGGCTACCAGCGCTTTAATTGCATCGAGCTCAGTTTCCAGCTGGAGGACTTGAAAGCCCGGCAGACGCAGGCTTCGGCCACCAACACGGAACTCAAGCTGGAAGTTGCCGGTCTGCGCAATCCCAGCCGCATCGATCTGATCGCGCGCCGCCAGCTCGGCTTGACCGAGCCTCTGCCGAACCAGATGGAGGCTGGCAGCGGCCCCAGCGACGCGGAAGTGGCCGCCGTGCAGGAAGCGCGGCCCGGCCGCGCGCAATAG
- a CDS encoding division/cell wall cluster transcriptional repressor MraZ, protein MKLRGNCPAKVDEKGRLKIPAVFLDALKEYGNQFYITSTTGESARIYPMKVWSEIEDKLAKVSSQNRAKRKFLMRTSYFGQTVEVDGQGRVLVPAVLREAARMKGEVDVFGNLDYLEVMNHSRVMEDLKNSPYTDDDDKALEDLGI, encoded by the coding sequence ATGAAACTGCGGGGGAACTGTCCGGCGAAGGTCGACGAGAAGGGTCGGTTGAAGATACCCGCCGTGTTTCTCGACGCGCTCAAGGAGTACGGGAACCAGTTCTACATCACCAGCACCACGGGGGAATCGGCGCGGATCTATCCGATGAAAGTCTGGTCTGAGATCGAGGACAAGCTGGCTAAAGTCTCCTCGCAGAACCGGGCCAAGAGGAAGTTTCTGATGCGCACCAGCTATTTCGGACAGACGGTCGAAGTGGACGGGCAGGGCCGGGTGCTGGTGCCCGCGGTGCTGCGCGAGGCCGCGCGGATGAAGGGCGAAGTGGACGTCTTCGGCAACCTCGACTATCTCGAGGTCATGAACCATAGCCGAGTGATGGAAGACCTGAAAAATTCGCCGTACACCGATGACGACGACAAGGCATTGGAAGACCTGGGGATTTGA